The Anaerolineae bacterium DNA segment AAAAGTATAACATCACCCGCCTGGTTTATTTTGAAGAAACCGGCGATGTTAAAACCGCCTTCAGCCGCGAAAAAGAAATCAAAAAATGGCGTAGGAGCAAAAAAGTCGCTTTGATTGAATCTCGTAATCCCAAATGGCAGGATTTAAGCGAAGGATGGTATGATTAACCGCACCTGTCGTTTCGGGTGTAATGTAACTGCCTGCGGCCTCGAAGCCGGCATGTCATTTCGACCGAAGGGAGAAATCTTCTCAAAGCCGTGCCATCCGAAGGAGATTTCTCGGCCTGCGGCCTCGAAATGACATGAGTCAGAGTGCCATCCGCAGGAGATTTCTCGGCCTACGGCCTCGAAATGACATGAGCCGGCATATTTATACAAAAAGAAAGGATTATTCAATGCCTTACCCCCAAACCCGTTGGTCTTTAGCGGCAATTTTGCCCGCCCCCGCCGGAGCCGAAGTTGACCGGCTTGTTGAAGAGTTAGAAACAACCACCGCCGCCCTCGAAGCCATGCGCCCTGTTCTCTCGCCCGATATAACCGGCCAAGATTTTGCCAAGGCCCTGGCTCACCTGGAAACAATTGCCCAAATCGCTTCCCGGTTGGGCAGTTATGGCCCGCTCTGGTTTGCCGAAGACACCCAAAACCAGGACGCCCTGGCCTTTATGGGCCGCATGGACGAATTGCTGGCCGAAGCGCAAAACCGGACCCTCTTTTTTAATTTGTGGTGGAAAGAGCTTGACGAGCAAAACGCCGCCCGCCTGCTGGCTTCCGCGGACGACCCGCGGTATTACCTGGAAAAGGAACGCCTTTTTAAAGCGCACACCTGACCGAGCCGGAGGAAAAGATCATCAACCTCAAAGACATCAACGGCATCGAGGCTGTTGTAACCCTGTACGATATGATCACCAATAAATTTGTCTTCAACTTAGAAGTGGAAGGCCAGAAAAAACAGTTGACCCGCGATGAATTGGCCGTTTACGTGCGCAATCCGTCGCCGGAAATACGCGCCGCCGCCTAC contains these protein-coding regions:
- a CDS encoding GIY-YIG nuclease family protein, which gives rise to MKQYYVYIMTSFMGTLYVGMTDNLCRRVYEHKNKLIEGFTKKYNITRLVYFEETGDVKTAFSREKEIKKWRRSKKVALIESRNPKWQDLSEGWYD